The Mugil cephalus isolate CIBA_MC_2020 chromosome 19, CIBA_Mcephalus_1.1, whole genome shotgun sequence genome has a window encoding:
- the LOC124996417 gene encoding fibroblast growth factor receptor 1-A-like isoform X3, producing the protein MSSPRCFLLLLPCFLLVLMVQSRPTTEDTGPDDALKSSEDEEDDESSSEENKLSNELSTSNEKLQPSAPQWVTPEKMQKSLHAVPASRTVKFRCQATGSPAPSLRWYKNGKEFRKDQRIGGYKIRDHMWSLIMESVVPSDRGNYTCVVENEYGSLQHTYMLDVVERSPHRPILQAGLPANQTAAVGSDVQFVCRVFSDPQPHIKWLKHIVVNGNRTGPDGDPYVQVLKAAGGNSSEQEMEVLTLRNVSEQDSGQYTCLASNSIGDSQHSAWLSVVHGNHTPPPPPPPPPPPGITHAVPCLPPPEAPPSLLPSQTYLEIFVYCLGLFIIIVLVALVASCRFCCVPQKNHFTREMSVHKLAKGLPLRKQVSVESSSSLQSGTCLIRPSRVSGPSSSFLSGVSEYELPYDPVWELPRDRLVLGNPLGEGCFGLVVQAEVVGIDRNKPTRLTRAAVKMLKADATEKDLSDLISEMEMMKMIGKHKNIINLLGACTQDGPLYVVVEYASQGNLREYLRARRPAGLEYWSGSRRSSLEGVEVRELVSAAYQVARGMSYLASKKCIHRDLAARNVLVTEDDVMKIADFGLARDIHHIDYYKKTTNGRLPVKWMAPEALFDRIYTHQSDVWSFGVLLWEIFTLGGSPYPGVPVEELFKLLKEGHRMEKPSSCPQELYQMMSDCWNAVPSHRPTFQTLVDELDRTLSITSNQDYLDLALPPLVQSSPGNPSRASTS; encoded by the exons ATGTCTTCCCCgcgctgcttcctgctgctgctgccctgctTCCTGCTGGTTCTGATGGTCCAGTCCAGACCCACCACAGAGGACACGGGCCCAG acgaTGCGTTGAAGTCGTCTGAAGACGAAGAAGATGACGAATCGTCCtcagaggaaaacaaactgTCCAACGAGCTGTCGACGAGCAACGAGAAGCTGCAAC CGTCGGCGCCTCAGTGGGTGACTCCAGAGAAGATGCAGAAGTCTCTCCATGCCGTTCCCGCCAGCAGGACCGTGAAGTTCAGATGTCAGGCGACgggaagccccgccccctctctGCGCTGGTACAAGAACGGGAAAGAGTTCAGGAAAGACCAACGGATCGGAGGCTACAAG ATCAGAGACCACATGTGGTCCCTCATCATGGAGTCCGTGGTTCCGTCTGATAGAGGGAACTACACCTGTGTGGTGGAGAACGAGTACGGGAGCCTCCAACACACCTACATGCTGGATGTAGTCG AGCGCTCCCCCCACAGGCCCATCCTCCAGGCCGGTCTACCGGCCAATCAGACGGCGGCGGTGGGCAGCGATGTGCAGTTTGTGTGTCGTGTCTTCAGTGACCCGCAGCCGCACATCAAGTGGCTCAAACACATCGTCGTCAACGGCAACAGGACCGGACCGGACGGAGACCCATACGTCCAGGTTCTCAAG GCTGCCGGGGGGAACTCCAGCGAGCAGGAGATGGAGGTGCTGACCCTGAGGAACGTGTCTGAGCAGGACTCGGGTCAGTACACGTGTTTGGCCTCTAACTCCATCGGAGACTCTCAGCACTCGGCCTGGCTCAGCGTCGTCCACGGTAaccacacacctcctcctccccctcctccccctcctcctcctggtatTACTCATGCTGTGCCCTGTCTCCCCCCCCCAGAGGCCCCGCCCTCCCTGCTGCCCTCCCAGACCTACCTGGAGATCTTCGTCTACTGTCTGGGTCTGTTCATCATCATCGTCCTCGTCGCTCTCGTCGCCTCCTGTCGTTTCTGCTGCGTCCCCCAGAAAAACCACTTCACCAGAGAAATGTCGGTCCACAAGCTGGCGAAGGGCCTCCCCCTCAGGAAGCAG gtgtccGTGGAGTCCTCGTCCTCCCTCCAGTCTGGGACGTGTCTCATCCGTCCGTCCCGTGTCTCTGGTCCTTCCTCCAGTTTCCTGTCTGGAGTCTCAGAGTATGAACTTCCCTACGACCCCGTCTGGGAGCTGCCTCGAGACCG CCTGGTGCTGGGGAATCCTCTGGGTGAAGGCTGCTTTGGTTTGGTGGTTCAGGCCGAAGTCGTCGGCATCGACAGGAACAAACCGACCAGACTCACCAGGGCGGCAGTGAAGATGCTGAAAG CGGACGCCACCGAGAAGGACCTGTCGGACCTGATctcagagatggagatgatgaagatgatcgGAAAACACAAGAACATCATCAACCTGCTGGGAGCCTGCACCCAGGACG GGCCTCTGTACGTGGTGGTGGAATACGCCTCCCAGGGGAATCTGAGGGAATACCTGCGAGCTCGTCGGCCCGCGGGGCTGGAGTACTGGAGCGGGTCCAGGAGGTCGTCCCTGGAGGGCGTGGAGGTCCGGGAGCTGGTGTCAGCGGCATATCAGGTGGCCAGAGGGATGTCGTACCTGGCTTCAAAGAAG tgcatccacagagacctggcTGCCAGGAACGTTCTGGTGACAGAAGACGACGTGATGAAGATCGCTGACTTCGGTTTGGCCCGAGACATCCACCACATCGACTACTACAAGAAAACCACCAAc GGCCGTTTACCAGTGAAGTGGATGGCGCCTGAAGCTTTATTCGACCGCATCTATACGCACCAGAGCGATGT GTGGTCGTTTGGAGTCCTGCTTTGGGAGATCTTCACCCTGGGGGGGTCTCCTTACCCCGGGGTCCCTGTGGAGGAGCTGTTCAAGCTCCTGAAGGAGGGACATCGCATGGAGAAACCGTCCTCATGTCCTCAGGAGCT GTACCAGATGATGAGTGACTGCTGGAACGCCGTCCCCTCCCACCGTCCCACCTTCCAGACGCTGGTGGACGAGTTAGACCGAACCCTGTCCATCACATCCAACCAG gacTACCTGGACCTGGCCCTCCCTCCTCTGGTCCAGAGCTCCCCAGGGAACCCCTCTCGTGCCTCCACATCATAA
- the LOC124996417 gene encoding fibroblast growth factor receptor 1-A-like isoform X1, whose amino-acid sequence MCRDPEERAAEHIKRFLNRAQRQRPHPRKISSGLNPDGTERKKALIRKEEARMNGGEDGNWRNKHLGRKERRKEGDDALKSSEDEEDDESSSEENKLSNELSTSNEKLQPSAPQWVTPEKMQKSLHAVPASRTVKFRCQATGSPAPSLRWYKNGKEFRKDQRIGGYKIRDHMWSLIMESVVPSDRGNYTCVVENEYGSLQHTYMLDVVERSPHRPILQAGLPANQTAAVGSDVQFVCRVFSDPQPHIKWLKHIVVNGNRTGPDGDPYVQVLKAAGGNSSEQEMEVLTLRNVSEQDSGQYTCLASNSIGDSQHSAWLSVVHGNHTPPPPPPPPPPPGITHAVPCLPPPEAPPSLLPSQTYLEIFVYCLGLFIIIVLVALVASCRFCCVPQKNHFTREMSVHKLAKGLPLRKQVSVESSSSLQSGTCLIRPSRVSGPSSSFLSGVSEYELPYDPVWELPRDRLVLGNPLGEGCFGLVVQAEVVGIDRNKPTRLTRAAVKMLKADATEKDLSDLISEMEMMKMIGKHKNIINLLGACTQDGPLYVVVEYASQGNLREYLRARRPAGLEYWSGSRRSSLEGVEVRELVSAAYQVARGMSYLASKKCIHRDLAARNVLVTEDDVMKIADFGLARDIHHIDYYKKTTNGRLPVKWMAPEALFDRIYTHQSDVWSFGVLLWEIFTLGGSPYPGVPVEELFKLLKEGHRMEKPSSCPQELYQMMSDCWNAVPSHRPTFQTLVDELDRTLSITSNQDYLDLALPPLVQSSPGNPSRASTS is encoded by the exons ATGTGCAGAGATCCAGAGGAGCGTGCAGCTGAACACATCAAACGGTTTCTAAACCGAGCTCAGAGGCAGCGCCCGCATCCCAGGAAAATATCCTCCGGTCTGAATCCAGACGGCACGGAGAGAAAGAAGGCTTTGATTAGGAAGGAGGAGGCAAGGATGaatggaggagaggatggaaaCTGGAGGAATAAACActtaggaaggaaggagagaaggaaggaagggg acgaTGCGTTGAAGTCGTCTGAAGACGAAGAAGATGACGAATCGTCCtcagaggaaaacaaactgTCCAACGAGCTGTCGACGAGCAACGAGAAGCTGCAAC CGTCGGCGCCTCAGTGGGTGACTCCAGAGAAGATGCAGAAGTCTCTCCATGCCGTTCCCGCCAGCAGGACCGTGAAGTTCAGATGTCAGGCGACgggaagccccgccccctctctGCGCTGGTACAAGAACGGGAAAGAGTTCAGGAAAGACCAACGGATCGGAGGCTACAAG ATCAGAGACCACATGTGGTCCCTCATCATGGAGTCCGTGGTTCCGTCTGATAGAGGGAACTACACCTGTGTGGTGGAGAACGAGTACGGGAGCCTCCAACACACCTACATGCTGGATGTAGTCG AGCGCTCCCCCCACAGGCCCATCCTCCAGGCCGGTCTACCGGCCAATCAGACGGCGGCGGTGGGCAGCGATGTGCAGTTTGTGTGTCGTGTCTTCAGTGACCCGCAGCCGCACATCAAGTGGCTCAAACACATCGTCGTCAACGGCAACAGGACCGGACCGGACGGAGACCCATACGTCCAGGTTCTCAAG GCTGCCGGGGGGAACTCCAGCGAGCAGGAGATGGAGGTGCTGACCCTGAGGAACGTGTCTGAGCAGGACTCGGGTCAGTACACGTGTTTGGCCTCTAACTCCATCGGAGACTCTCAGCACTCGGCCTGGCTCAGCGTCGTCCACGGTAaccacacacctcctcctccccctcctccccctcctcctcctggtatTACTCATGCTGTGCCCTGTCTCCCCCCCCCAGAGGCCCCGCCCTCCCTGCTGCCCTCCCAGACCTACCTGGAGATCTTCGTCTACTGTCTGGGTCTGTTCATCATCATCGTCCTCGTCGCTCTCGTCGCCTCCTGTCGTTTCTGCTGCGTCCCCCAGAAAAACCACTTCACCAGAGAAATGTCGGTCCACAAGCTGGCGAAGGGCCTCCCCCTCAGGAAGCAG gtgtccGTGGAGTCCTCGTCCTCCCTCCAGTCTGGGACGTGTCTCATCCGTCCGTCCCGTGTCTCTGGTCCTTCCTCCAGTTTCCTGTCTGGAGTCTCAGAGTATGAACTTCCCTACGACCCCGTCTGGGAGCTGCCTCGAGACCG CCTGGTGCTGGGGAATCCTCTGGGTGAAGGCTGCTTTGGTTTGGTGGTTCAGGCCGAAGTCGTCGGCATCGACAGGAACAAACCGACCAGACTCACCAGGGCGGCAGTGAAGATGCTGAAAG CGGACGCCACCGAGAAGGACCTGTCGGACCTGATctcagagatggagatgatgaagatgatcgGAAAACACAAGAACATCATCAACCTGCTGGGAGCCTGCACCCAGGACG GGCCTCTGTACGTGGTGGTGGAATACGCCTCCCAGGGGAATCTGAGGGAATACCTGCGAGCTCGTCGGCCCGCGGGGCTGGAGTACTGGAGCGGGTCCAGGAGGTCGTCCCTGGAGGGCGTGGAGGTCCGGGAGCTGGTGTCAGCGGCATATCAGGTGGCCAGAGGGATGTCGTACCTGGCTTCAAAGAAG tgcatccacagagacctggcTGCCAGGAACGTTCTGGTGACAGAAGACGACGTGATGAAGATCGCTGACTTCGGTTTGGCCCGAGACATCCACCACATCGACTACTACAAGAAAACCACCAAc GGCCGTTTACCAGTGAAGTGGATGGCGCCTGAAGCTTTATTCGACCGCATCTATACGCACCAGAGCGATGT GTGGTCGTTTGGAGTCCTGCTTTGGGAGATCTTCACCCTGGGGGGGTCTCCTTACCCCGGGGTCCCTGTGGAGGAGCTGTTCAAGCTCCTGAAGGAGGGACATCGCATGGAGAAACCGTCCTCATGTCCTCAGGAGCT GTACCAGATGATGAGTGACTGCTGGAACGCCGTCCCCTCCCACCGTCCCACCTTCCAGACGCTGGTGGACGAGTTAGACCGAACCCTGTCCATCACATCCAACCAG gacTACCTGGACCTGGCCCTCCCTCCTCTGGTCCAGAGCTCCCCAGGGAACCCCTCTCGTGCCTCCACATCATAA
- the LOC124996417 gene encoding fibroblast growth factor receptor 1-A-like isoform X4: MSSPRCFLLLLPCFLLVLMVQSRPTTEDTGPASAPQWVTPEKMQKSLHAVPASRTVKFRCQATGSPAPSLRWYKNGKEFRKDQRIGGYKIRDHMWSLIMESVVPSDRGNYTCVVENEYGSLQHTYMLDVVERSPHRPILQAGLPANQTAAVGSDVQFVCRVFSDPQPHIKWLKHIVVNGNRTGPDGDPYVQVLKAAGGNSSEQEMEVLTLRNVSEQDSGQYTCLASNSIGDSQHSAWLSVVHGNHTPPPPPPPPPPPGITHAVPCLPPPEAPPSLLPSQTYLEIFVYCLGLFIIIVLVALVASCRFCCVPQKNHFTREMSVHKLAKGLPLRKQVSVESSSSLQSGTCLIRPSRVSGPSSSFLSGVSEYELPYDPVWELPRDRLVLGNPLGEGCFGLVVQAEVVGIDRNKPTRLTRAAVKMLKADATEKDLSDLISEMEMMKMIGKHKNIINLLGACTQDGPLYVVVEYASQGNLREYLRARRPAGLEYWSGSRRSSLEGVEVRELVSAAYQVARGMSYLASKKCIHRDLAARNVLVTEDDVMKIADFGLARDIHHIDYYKKTTNGRLPVKWMAPEALFDRIYTHQSDVWSFGVLLWEIFTLGGSPYPGVPVEELFKLLKEGHRMEKPSSCPQELYQMMSDCWNAVPSHRPTFQTLVDELDRTLSITSNQDYLDLALPPLVQSSPGNPSRASTS; this comes from the exons ATGTCTTCCCCgcgctgcttcctgctgctgctgccctgctTCCTGCTGGTTCTGATGGTCCAGTCCAGACCCACCACAGAGGACACGGGCCCAG CGTCGGCGCCTCAGTGGGTGACTCCAGAGAAGATGCAGAAGTCTCTCCATGCCGTTCCCGCCAGCAGGACCGTGAAGTTCAGATGTCAGGCGACgggaagccccgccccctctctGCGCTGGTACAAGAACGGGAAAGAGTTCAGGAAAGACCAACGGATCGGAGGCTACAAG ATCAGAGACCACATGTGGTCCCTCATCATGGAGTCCGTGGTTCCGTCTGATAGAGGGAACTACACCTGTGTGGTGGAGAACGAGTACGGGAGCCTCCAACACACCTACATGCTGGATGTAGTCG AGCGCTCCCCCCACAGGCCCATCCTCCAGGCCGGTCTACCGGCCAATCAGACGGCGGCGGTGGGCAGCGATGTGCAGTTTGTGTGTCGTGTCTTCAGTGACCCGCAGCCGCACATCAAGTGGCTCAAACACATCGTCGTCAACGGCAACAGGACCGGACCGGACGGAGACCCATACGTCCAGGTTCTCAAG GCTGCCGGGGGGAACTCCAGCGAGCAGGAGATGGAGGTGCTGACCCTGAGGAACGTGTCTGAGCAGGACTCGGGTCAGTACACGTGTTTGGCCTCTAACTCCATCGGAGACTCTCAGCACTCGGCCTGGCTCAGCGTCGTCCACGGTAaccacacacctcctcctccccctcctccccctcctcctcctggtatTACTCATGCTGTGCCCTGTCTCCCCCCCCCAGAGGCCCCGCCCTCCCTGCTGCCCTCCCAGACCTACCTGGAGATCTTCGTCTACTGTCTGGGTCTGTTCATCATCATCGTCCTCGTCGCTCTCGTCGCCTCCTGTCGTTTCTGCTGCGTCCCCCAGAAAAACCACTTCACCAGAGAAATGTCGGTCCACAAGCTGGCGAAGGGCCTCCCCCTCAGGAAGCAG gtgtccGTGGAGTCCTCGTCCTCCCTCCAGTCTGGGACGTGTCTCATCCGTCCGTCCCGTGTCTCTGGTCCTTCCTCCAGTTTCCTGTCTGGAGTCTCAGAGTATGAACTTCCCTACGACCCCGTCTGGGAGCTGCCTCGAGACCG CCTGGTGCTGGGGAATCCTCTGGGTGAAGGCTGCTTTGGTTTGGTGGTTCAGGCCGAAGTCGTCGGCATCGACAGGAACAAACCGACCAGACTCACCAGGGCGGCAGTGAAGATGCTGAAAG CGGACGCCACCGAGAAGGACCTGTCGGACCTGATctcagagatggagatgatgaagatgatcgGAAAACACAAGAACATCATCAACCTGCTGGGAGCCTGCACCCAGGACG GGCCTCTGTACGTGGTGGTGGAATACGCCTCCCAGGGGAATCTGAGGGAATACCTGCGAGCTCGTCGGCCCGCGGGGCTGGAGTACTGGAGCGGGTCCAGGAGGTCGTCCCTGGAGGGCGTGGAGGTCCGGGAGCTGGTGTCAGCGGCATATCAGGTGGCCAGAGGGATGTCGTACCTGGCTTCAAAGAAG tgcatccacagagacctggcTGCCAGGAACGTTCTGGTGACAGAAGACGACGTGATGAAGATCGCTGACTTCGGTTTGGCCCGAGACATCCACCACATCGACTACTACAAGAAAACCACCAAc GGCCGTTTACCAGTGAAGTGGATGGCGCCTGAAGCTTTATTCGACCGCATCTATACGCACCAGAGCGATGT GTGGTCGTTTGGAGTCCTGCTTTGGGAGATCTTCACCCTGGGGGGGTCTCCTTACCCCGGGGTCCCTGTGGAGGAGCTGTTCAAGCTCCTGAAGGAGGGACATCGCATGGAGAAACCGTCCTCATGTCCTCAGGAGCT GTACCAGATGATGAGTGACTGCTGGAACGCCGTCCCCTCCCACCGTCCCACCTTCCAGACGCTGGTGGACGAGTTAGACCGAACCCTGTCCATCACATCCAACCAG gacTACCTGGACCTGGCCCTCCCTCCTCTGGTCCAGAGCTCCCCAGGGAACCCCTCTCGTGCCTCCACATCATAA
- the LOC124996417 gene encoding fibroblast growth factor receptor 1-A-like isoform X2 produces the protein MCRDPEERAAEHIKRFLNRAQRQRPHPRKISSGLNPDGTERKKALIRKEEARMNGGEDGNWRNKHLGRKERRKEGDDALKSSEDEEDDESSSEENKLSNELSTSNEKLQPSAPQWVTPEKMQKSLHAVPASRTVKFRCQATGSPAPSLRWYKNGKEFRKDQRIGGYKIRDHMWSLIMESVVPSDRGNYTCVVENEYGSLQHTYMLDVVERSPHRPILQAGLPANQTAAVGSDVQFVCRVFSDPQPHIKWLKHIVVNGNRTGPDGDPYVQVLKAAGGNSSEQEMEVLTLRNVSEQDSGQYTCLASNSIGDSQHSAWLSVVHEAPPSLLPSQTYLEIFVYCLGLFIIIVLVALVASCRFCCVPQKNHFTREMSVHKLAKGLPLRKQVSVESSSSLQSGTCLIRPSRVSGPSSSFLSGVSEYELPYDPVWELPRDRLVLGNPLGEGCFGLVVQAEVVGIDRNKPTRLTRAAVKMLKADATEKDLSDLISEMEMMKMIGKHKNIINLLGACTQDGPLYVVVEYASQGNLREYLRARRPAGLEYWSGSRRSSLEGVEVRELVSAAYQVARGMSYLASKKCIHRDLAARNVLVTEDDVMKIADFGLARDIHHIDYYKKTTNGRLPVKWMAPEALFDRIYTHQSDVWSFGVLLWEIFTLGGSPYPGVPVEELFKLLKEGHRMEKPSSCPQELYQMMSDCWNAVPSHRPTFQTLVDELDRTLSITSNQDYLDLALPPLVQSSPGNPSRASTS, from the exons ATGTGCAGAGATCCAGAGGAGCGTGCAGCTGAACACATCAAACGGTTTCTAAACCGAGCTCAGAGGCAGCGCCCGCATCCCAGGAAAATATCCTCCGGTCTGAATCCAGACGGCACGGAGAGAAAGAAGGCTTTGATTAGGAAGGAGGAGGCAAGGATGaatggaggagaggatggaaaCTGGAGGAATAAACActtaggaaggaaggagagaaggaaggaagggg acgaTGCGTTGAAGTCGTCTGAAGACGAAGAAGATGACGAATCGTCCtcagaggaaaacaaactgTCCAACGAGCTGTCGACGAGCAACGAGAAGCTGCAAC CGTCGGCGCCTCAGTGGGTGACTCCAGAGAAGATGCAGAAGTCTCTCCATGCCGTTCCCGCCAGCAGGACCGTGAAGTTCAGATGTCAGGCGACgggaagccccgccccctctctGCGCTGGTACAAGAACGGGAAAGAGTTCAGGAAAGACCAACGGATCGGAGGCTACAAG ATCAGAGACCACATGTGGTCCCTCATCATGGAGTCCGTGGTTCCGTCTGATAGAGGGAACTACACCTGTGTGGTGGAGAACGAGTACGGGAGCCTCCAACACACCTACATGCTGGATGTAGTCG AGCGCTCCCCCCACAGGCCCATCCTCCAGGCCGGTCTACCGGCCAATCAGACGGCGGCGGTGGGCAGCGATGTGCAGTTTGTGTGTCGTGTCTTCAGTGACCCGCAGCCGCACATCAAGTGGCTCAAACACATCGTCGTCAACGGCAACAGGACCGGACCGGACGGAGACCCATACGTCCAGGTTCTCAAG GCTGCCGGGGGGAACTCCAGCGAGCAGGAGATGGAGGTGCTGACCCTGAGGAACGTGTCTGAGCAGGACTCGGGTCAGTACACGTGTTTGGCCTCTAACTCCATCGGAGACTCTCAGCACTCGGCCTGGCTCAGCGTCGTCCACG AGGCCCCGCCCTCCCTGCTGCCCTCCCAGACCTACCTGGAGATCTTCGTCTACTGTCTGGGTCTGTTCATCATCATCGTCCTCGTCGCTCTCGTCGCCTCCTGTCGTTTCTGCTGCGTCCCCCAGAAAAACCACTTCACCAGAGAAATGTCGGTCCACAAGCTGGCGAAGGGCCTCCCCCTCAGGAAGCAG gtgtccGTGGAGTCCTCGTCCTCCCTCCAGTCTGGGACGTGTCTCATCCGTCCGTCCCGTGTCTCTGGTCCTTCCTCCAGTTTCCTGTCTGGAGTCTCAGAGTATGAACTTCCCTACGACCCCGTCTGGGAGCTGCCTCGAGACCG CCTGGTGCTGGGGAATCCTCTGGGTGAAGGCTGCTTTGGTTTGGTGGTTCAGGCCGAAGTCGTCGGCATCGACAGGAACAAACCGACCAGACTCACCAGGGCGGCAGTGAAGATGCTGAAAG CGGACGCCACCGAGAAGGACCTGTCGGACCTGATctcagagatggagatgatgaagatgatcgGAAAACACAAGAACATCATCAACCTGCTGGGAGCCTGCACCCAGGACG GGCCTCTGTACGTGGTGGTGGAATACGCCTCCCAGGGGAATCTGAGGGAATACCTGCGAGCTCGTCGGCCCGCGGGGCTGGAGTACTGGAGCGGGTCCAGGAGGTCGTCCCTGGAGGGCGTGGAGGTCCGGGAGCTGGTGTCAGCGGCATATCAGGTGGCCAGAGGGATGTCGTACCTGGCTTCAAAGAAG tgcatccacagagacctggcTGCCAGGAACGTTCTGGTGACAGAAGACGACGTGATGAAGATCGCTGACTTCGGTTTGGCCCGAGACATCCACCACATCGACTACTACAAGAAAACCACCAAc GGCCGTTTACCAGTGAAGTGGATGGCGCCTGAAGCTTTATTCGACCGCATCTATACGCACCAGAGCGATGT GTGGTCGTTTGGAGTCCTGCTTTGGGAGATCTTCACCCTGGGGGGGTCTCCTTACCCCGGGGTCCCTGTGGAGGAGCTGTTCAAGCTCCTGAAGGAGGGACATCGCATGGAGAAACCGTCCTCATGTCCTCAGGAGCT GTACCAGATGATGAGTGACTGCTGGAACGCCGTCCCCTCCCACCGTCCCACCTTCCAGACGCTGGTGGACGAGTTAGACCGAACCCTGTCCATCACATCCAACCAG gacTACCTGGACCTGGCCCTCCCTCCTCTGGTCCAGAGCTCCCCAGGGAACCCCTCTCGTGCCTCCACATCATAA
- the stc1l gene encoding stanniocalcin 1, like: MLPGSALLLLLVLSAASGFELLPEEAAPRRARFSANSPSDVARCLGDAVAVGCGFFSCLENSTCDTDGMHELCELFLHSAASFNTEGKTFVKKSLHCISQGISNKVFQTIRRCNIFQRMIAEVQEECYTNLDICTVARTNPDAFGDVVQVPAHFPNRYYSTLLQTLQACDEQTVAAVRAGVIARLGPDMETFLQLVQNKPCTGGSGSAAYNNPSSWRNMPVFNVQPGFRGRDPTHLFARKRSVDNLEREGGAKDEE, from the exons ATGCTCCCCGGCTccgctctgctcctcctcctcgtcctcagcGCCGCCTCAGGCTTCGAGCTGCTGCCGGAGGAGGCCGCTCCTCGACGGGCACGATTCTCCGCGAACAGCCCGA gtgaCGTAGCCAGATGTCTGGGCGATGCTGTGGCCGTGGGCTGTGGATTCTTCTCATGTTTGGAAAACTCAACCTGCGACACCGATGGGATGCATGAACTCTGCGAACTGTTCCTCCACTCGGCCGCCAGCTTCAACACTGAG GGGAAAACCTTTGTCAAGAAGAGTCTGCACTGCATCTCCCAGGGAATCTCCAACAAAGTCTTCCAGACCATCCGCCGCTGCAACATCTTCCAGAGGATGATCGCTGAG GTTCAGGAGGAGTGTTACACCAACCTCGACATCTGCACCGTGGCTCGGACCAACCCGGACGCCTTCGGAGACGTGGTGCAGGTGCCAGCTCACTTCCCCAACAG GTACTACAGCACTCTGCTGCAGACCCTCCAGGCCTGCGATGAGCAGACGGTGGCGGCGGTGAGGGCCGGAGTCATCGCCCGGCTCGGCCCGGACATGGAGACCTTCCTCCAGCTGGTCCAGAACAAACCCTGCACCGGCGGCTCCGGCTCGGCCGCCTACAACAACCCGTCCAGCTGGAGGAACATGCCCGTGTTCAACGTCCAGCCCGGCTTCAGGGGCCGGGACCCCACCCACCTGTTCGCCAGGAAGAGATCCGTGGACAACCTGGAGCGGGAGGGAGGGGCTAAAGACGAGGAGTAG